A stretch of DNA from Scomber japonicus isolate fScoJap1 chromosome 19, fScoJap1.pri, whole genome shotgun sequence:
tatttgtactttaagagggtctgaaatgaaaataaaataaagcttagGATGAAAATGCCTGCTGTAGTTTgtgaattaaatgtaatatacagtatgggATGAAAAAGATTCCCACATAGTTTACTACTTAACACTACTGTTCCCACAAGTTTCCTTTTCTAATCTGCAGAAGACTCAGTCTATccgtgattttttaaaattatttttgcaATGTGAGTGATATGTATTCTTACCTGGTGAAGCATTACCAGCTATGTGCCCACCTCATTTCTCTTAGACCTTTGGGGAGCAAAAACATGCGGTCATGGTCCAAAATCCACAAATTGGTTCAGTTGGTGACTTATCCTAAAGCTATGAGTAATGGgaatatatttattgaaaaaaataaatctgcatGTTTAATGTGCCTCTATTGATGGCTGGTGAATATAAATGCAGATACAGATGTGTCAGCATGCAGATGTCATTAAGTGTGAAGCATTTACCTGAGATTTAGGAGTGGGCTCTGTCACCGGCTCACTAGGAGTACACTCACCTGAGaagaaagagacacaaaaaactgactcacataaaaacaaacaaacaaaaaacattggaACATGCAGTACAGACTGAATAACAAAAATAGCTACTACCTTTGTTATagccatttttatttgttttaaccctttactaataaaaactgaatttaatcTCTACAGAATTAATTATATCATTTGTAGCCttgtaaaaaaacagcaaccCTGTAGTATTAGTGAGATTGTTTCCTTTGCTTTTCTTTGATTGTACCTCATTATCACTTCTCAAACATATGTGTAACTAATGAAATGAATgccaatatactgtacatgcatcCATTGTTACTCAGTTACACAGTGTACCTtgagaaaaatgtattaaatgtctTCAGCCTTTTAGGAAATGAGCATGAGATGATTTCAGTACGACGAATTAGACAAAAATGGTCTCAGGGAGGACCAGGCGAGTAATgaatgtgtgtacgtgtgaaCCTTTGTTCTGATTATTGATGATAGTGTCGTCACTCATTCCCTGTTGTCTGGCCAGTGTTTTGAAGTCATCCAACACAGCATCTTTCACAACCATAGATCGACCTGAGGAAGACAGAAATTCGGTTGTGTTACAGCACAGACTACTCTGCCTCTATTACTGTTTATACTTGGGTTACACAGGATAAGATAGAAGTGTCATATATGAAATTTCGTTGTACCtgttacaatgacaataaaaatattctgattctgatgaTTCAGAGGAAAAGCAATAGTAGTAAAATTTCTAGTTATTTAGTGGCTGTTAGTGGTGGAGTTGAATTTACTTCACTATATGCATTTTTGTCACACTTTTCATGATCAAATATTATCATAAAATTGCAATCCAATTACCTACAAAATGGGTTAAACCTATGACATAAACCACTTGACCACAAACAAACCACTTGACATAATGAAAAATAGAATTAAGAATGGTCCCTTACTATAGAGCTTCACAGTGGTGGTCTTAATTTCTGCTGGTCTCTCTGTGCCCAGCAGAACCATCATCGCAAACTCATCATAGTTAGTATGAACCACGAAGGAATCAACATCGGCTCCGAACCCTGCAGGGAAAACAGTGTGTACAACATGCTGCATGacagatttaacatttttgttgaCATGGTGTGAATTTTATGGATAGAATGTGCAATTAGACAAAAATAGGATGAAGCATACTTGCAACGTGGTGGAAGAATCGTCCTGGAGTGTTGGTCAAACTGTAAACTGTGGATGTCTGTATACATGAGTCATTcctacaggcacacacacacacacacacacacacacacacacacacacacacaaacaacacaggTTATACTAAGTGTGACatgttttaaattgtgtgtgtgtgtgtgtgtgtgtgtgtgtgtgtgtgtgtgtgtgtgtgtgtgtgtgtgtgtctgaccttaAATTAGTGGCTGTCATTGTGAAGTTGTCCTGAGAAGCAACATGTTTTAGCTCCAATGTAACAATGACAGGGTTTCCTCTCTTACGCTGCATGTAGTAAGGACAGGTGGAAACCACTGCTACT
This window harbors:
- the LOC128379994 gene encoding protein AMBP-like isoform X1; this translates as MQRAVVSLLVLQWAWTLKGIPVLPETYILAQENFDLGQFMGKWYEVAVVSTCPYYMQRKRGNPVIVTLELKHVASQDNFTMTATNLRNDSCIQTSTVYSLTNTPGRFFHHVARFGADVDSFVVHTNYDEFAMMVLLGTERPAEIKTTTVKLYSRSMVVKDAVLDDFKTLARQQGMSDDTIINNQNKGECTPSEPVTEPTPKSQV
- the LOC128379994 gene encoding protein AMBP-like isoform X2 → MQRAVVSLLVLQWAWTLKGIPVLPETYILAQENFDLGQFMGKWYEVAVVSTCPYYMQRKRGNPVIVTLELKHVASQDNFTMTATNLRNDSCIQTSTVYSLTNTPGRFFHHVARFGADVDSFVVHTNYDEFAMMVLLGTERPAEIKTTTVKLYSRSMVVKDAVLDDFKTLARQQGMSDDTIINNQNKGECTPSEPVTEPTPKSQL